In Drosophila willistoni isolate 14030-0811.24 chromosome XR unlocalized genomic scaffold, UCI_dwil_1.1 Seg8, whole genome shotgun sequence, a single genomic region encodes these proteins:
- the LOC6645713 gene encoding eukaryotic translation initiation factor 4 gamma, producing MEKLLISRVISLNPNATTSSSAMLEPPSSSCPSSSSSSSTTCSSARTCLKGCLDVKPSDLRRFPVHDPNRCKHWLRYFRISDQLLTKLGGLKKLRICHRHFHNPQATATAAAATTIATATRQSPNQRQSQSQSQVQVMARTRIKMTPLRKTKQQCNSNNGNGTATNTTTTTTTPTTTTTTTIINGTGTGKPLLDDATTIELVETPIEVVAQQKHHHHQMLKKNSVTTTITLPTMVSVPPPPPPLLLPPQRSHSICSSASSDVQSINSDCEATSLENLENGRKRKLYVITEKYDETTPTNKNAADLTNGNGLITKKRKMFVVVEQEKDGQSKKLMIMTDKQQNGVGGGPTKNLSEKLEKLLPELLNCIQTKELQQQQRKELSSSPPPPPPASSAQASSKSSSIIANKSPITLPPKKNPTNFMKVDKSLSSSSSNQTEITAPSPHSVTILPSRKDDQVMASNDLETNINLSPDFRFLMKILPKLEQLPEPHKQDVKRSIQIFVEKSYSIYGKKD from the exons cctcctcctcctcctccacgaCCTGCTCTTCTGCCAGGACATGCCTGAAGGGATGTCTAGATGTGAAGCCTTCAGATTTGCGTCGTTTTCCAGTTCATGATCCAAATCG GTGCAAGCATTGGCTACGATATTTTCGCATCAGCGATCAATTGCTGACCAAACTTGGCGGTCTAAAAAAGCTGCGAATCTGCCATAGACATTTTCACAATCcacaagcaacagcaacagcagcagcagcaacaacaattgcaactGCAACTAGACAGAGCCCGAACCAGaggcaaagccaaagccaaagccaggTTCAGGTCATGGCCAGAACGCGCATCAAAATGACGCCGCTGCGTAAGACCAAGCAGCAGTGTAACAGCAACAATGGAAATGGAACAgcaacaaatacaacaacaacaacaacaacaccaacaacaacaacaacaacaaccattaTCAATGGAACAGGAACTGGGAAACCTTTATTGGATGATGCCACAACCATAGAACTAGTTGAG ACCCCCATTGAGGTTGTTGCCCAGCAaaagcatcatcatcatcagatgttaaaaaagaattccgtaacaacaacaataacactACCAACAATGGTATCAGTTCCTCCGCCCCCACCACCATTGCTATTACCACCTCAGCGCTCGCATTCGATATGTTCGTCTGCATCCAGCGACGTTCAGTCAATCAATTCCGATTGTGAGGCCACATCCTTGGAGAATTTAGAGAACGGACGAAAGCGTAAACTATATGTTATTACAGAAAAATATGATGAAACGACACCAACAAATAAGAATGCCGCAGATCTAACAAATGGCAATGGTCTGATCACAAAAAAACGTAAAATGTTCGTTGTGGTCGAGCAGGAGAAAGACGGGCAATcaaagaaattaatgattaTGACCGATAAACAGCAAAAcggtgttggtggtggtcCAACAAAGAATCTTAGCGAGAAATTGGAGAAACTTTTACCCGAATTACTTAATTGCATACAAACAAAAGagctgcaacagcagcagcgcaAGGAGTTGTCGTCAtcgccaccgccgccgccgccagcATCATCGGCACAAGCATCAAGCAAATCTTCATCGATAATTGCCAACAAATCGCCGATAACATTGCCGCCTAAAAAGAATCCCACCAATTTTATGAAAGTGGACAAatcattgtcatcatcatcatcgaatCAAACTGAAATTACTGCACCGTCGCCACATAGTGTAACTATTCTACCATCTCGAAAAGATGATCAAGTGATGGCTTCAAATGATCTGGAAACCAATATCAATTTATCGCCAGATTTTCGTTTCCTAATGAAAATATTACCCAAATTGGAGCAATTACCAGAGCCTCATAAGCAGGATGTCAAGCGTTCCATACAGATTTTCGTGGAGAAAAGTTATAGTATCTATGGCAAAAAggactaa